CCTCTACGAGATGCTCTCGGGGCGCAAGGCGTTCCGCGGCGACACCGCGGCGGACACGGTCTCCGCGATCCTGCGCGAGGATCCGCCGGAGCTGTCCGCCACGAACCGTACGATTCCACCCGCGCTCGAGCGCATCGTGCGCCACTGCCTCGAGAAAAGCCCCGACGAGCGGGCACACTCCGCTCACGATCTCGCGTTCGACCTCGAGTCGTTCTCGACGGCGTCGTCGAGCACCACGGCGGCGACGGTTTCGCGGATCGCGATTCGGCGGCCTTCGGCCGCCGCGCTCTTCGCGGGGGCCGCGTGCCTCGGGGCGGGCGTTTTCGGGGGAAGGCTGCTGTGGAAGAAGCCGCCGGACGCGCCGCCGACGTTCCACCGGCTCACGTTCCGGCGCGGAAACGTCCTGAGGGCCCGCTTCGCGCCGGACGGGCGGACGATCGTTTACGGGGCGGCGTGGGGCGGAGCCTCGTCGGAAGTCTTCACCGTGAGGACAGAGGGCCCCGAGTCGCGGCCCCTCGGCCTCCCGAACGCGACCGTCGCGGCGGTGTCATCCGCCGGCGAGCTCGCGATCCTGTCGCACGAGGGCATGAAGGACACGGGGAGCTGGGGAACGCTCGCAAGGGTGCCGCTTTCCGGCGGGGCGCCGCGCCCGCTCCTCGAGGAGATCGCGGATGCGGACTGGACGCCGGACGGCAAGGATCTGGCGGTCATCCGGAACCAGGACACGGGGGGCCGGCGCATCGAGCTGCCCGCCGGAAAAGTGCTCTACCAGACCCCGAACAGGATTACGGCGCTGCGCGTGTCGCCGGACGGCGCCCTCGTCGCGTTTCACGAACTCGACGAGAAGGGCACGCTGATGCGGGTCGTCGACCGCGACGGGAAGGCCCGTACGCTCGCCGGGCCGATGTCGGCGTCGTCCGGCCGCTTCGCGTGGAGCGCGACCGGCCGCGAAATCGTGTACTTCGGCGGGCTCGACCGCCAAGACGCCGCACTCCGCGCCGTCGACCTTTCGGGCCGCGTCCGCACGCTGTACCGGTCGACGGGGTATCTCTTCGTCCACGACGTGTTTCCGGACGGGCGGATGCTCATCGAACACGCGGCAAGCATCAGGGGCCTCATCTTCGGGCGCACCTCGGGCGGACCGGAGACCGAGCAGGGATGGTTCGACGGCTCGGAGGTCCGTGCGCTTGCGGACGGGGCGAGCTCGATCCTGTTCAACGAGATCGGCGAGTCGGTCGGCGTCCAGCCGCAGGCGTTCTTTCGGAAGACGGACGGCTCTCCCGCCGTGCGTCTCGCGGACGGGGAAGGTCTCGCACTCTCGCGCGACGGGGCGCGCGTCCTCCTGCGCACGGGCGACGGCCTGACGCTCGCACCCGTCGGCGCCGGCGCGCCGACGCCCGTCGCGCTCGGGCCGATCGCCAAGGTCGAGAGCGCGGCGTTCTTTCCGGACGGGAAGCGGCTGCTGATTCAGGGATCCGAGAAGGGCAAGCGCGGCCGCTTCTGGATCGTGGATCCGCCCGCGTCCCCTCGCGCGATCGCGCCGGAGGGCACGCAGGGCAACGCCGACCTCATGTCACCCGACGGGCGCTCGGTCGTCGCGTGGGCCGCCGAGACGTCCGTCCTGTCCGTCATGACGATCGACGGGGGCGCCATCCGAATGCTCCCCGGAACCGAGTACGACGATCCTCTGGGATGGACACCCGACGGACGGGCTCTTTACGCCCGCCGCAACCCGGGCCAGGGCCGAGAGATCTATACGCTCGACGTGACCACGCTCGCGCGCAAGCCCTGGAAGGCGCTCTCGCCGCCCGACACCTCGAGTGTCTCGCTCCTGTCCCAGGTCGTATTCCCGGCGGATGGCGCCGCGTACGCTTACTCGTACCGGCGCGTCCTGACGTCGGATCTCTACGTCGTCGAAGGGCTGAAGTAGGCCTCAGCCCGGTGGTCCGCCGTCTTTGCCCGGCTTCGGGAGAGGGGCCGCGAGCTTCGGGGCGTCCGTGAGCGTGACCTCGTCGCCCTTCGTCTCGCCGCGCTTCGGCGCGTAGATCGCGCGCTGGAGGTACTGCGGGAGATTCGCGACGGCATGCGGCTGGTCGCCGCACATCTCGGTCGGCTGCGTGCCGTTCACGAACGCCATGAGAACCGTCTTCGTGCAGCCGGGGGCGGCGCGGTAGCCGGTCGCCTCGTCCACGGGCACGAGGACGACGCCCTGCGGCGCCTCGAAGTCGTCCGCCGCCGTCACGATCCCTTCGGCCTTCATCCGCTCGACGATCTTCGTGAAGACCGGGAGCGCGACCTCGGCGCCCTGCGCGTGCGAGCCGCCCGCGAGCGATCTTCGCGTGTCGTGGCCGATCCAGACGGCGATCGTGTGCTTCGGCGTCATCCCGATGAACCACGCGTCGGAGTACTCGTTCGTGGTGCCCGTCTTTCCCGCCAGGTTCAGCCCGAGCTTCGCGGCGGACGCGGCCGTTCCCCGCTGCACGACGCCGCGCATCATCCCGAGAAGCACGTAGGCCGAGGCGGGCGACGTCGCCTCCTTCGGCTCGGGCGACCACTGTTCGAGCGTGATCCCGTCCGCGTTGCGGATCTTCTCGATGAATGCGGGCTTGTAGACGAGTCCGCCGGCGGCGACCGATGCGTACGCCGCCGCCATCTCGAGCGGCGTGACCTCGAACGCGCCGAGGGCGAGCGACGGGTAGGCCAGGAGGTTCTGCCGGATCCCGAGGCGGCGCGCCGTCTCGACGACCGTCTTCGTGCCGACGAGCAAATCGACCCGCACGGTCGCGAGGTTGACCGAGTGCTCGAGGGCGTACTGGTACGTGATGATTCCGTTGTACTTCTTCTCGAAGTTCTGCGGCTGCCAGGGCTCCTGCTTCGGGTCGATCGTGATCGAGATCGGCGCGTCGAGGACCGTGTCCGCCGGCGTGAATCCCTGTTCGATCGCGGTCAGGAAGACGACGGGCTTGAACGCCGACCCGACCTGCCGCAGCGCCTGGACGGCGCGGTCGAATTTCGAACGGTTGAAGTCGTAGCCCCCGACGAGCGCGCGGACGGCGCCCGTGGCGTTCTCGAGGATGACCGCGGCGCCCTCGACGTTCGGGTCCTGCGCGACGATCGCCTCGGACTTGCCCGCCTCGTTCGTCAGGGTCTCGATCTGGATGACGTCGCCGCGCGCGACGGCCTTCGCCGGATTCTCGGCACGGGTCCACTTGAAGGCCGCGGCCGGCAGCGCGAATCTCCTGTCGCCGACGCGCACTTCGACGCCCGTCTTCGACGTCGTCAGCACGACCGCCGTGAGCACGTCGGGCGAGGAGCCCGACGTCCCGTCGAACCACGACGGGTCCTTGAATGTCTCGGGGTCGAGGCCCTCGGCGACGAGGTTGCGGGGTTTGCGGAAGCCGGATCGCCGGTCCTGGCGCCGGAGGCCCCAGCGCAGCGCGTCCTCGGCGAACCGCTGGAGGCGCGGGTCGAGCGTCGAGTCGACGCGCAGGCCCTCCCGGTAAAGCTCGGTTTCCCCGTACTGCTTCTCGAGGTACTGCCGGATCTCCTCGCAGAAGTACGGCCCCACCGTGGACTCCCGCGTTCCCTTGGAGACTTCGATCGGCGTCGCCGCGGCCGCGGCACGCTGATCTTCCGAGATGTACCCCTCCTCGCGCATTCGTCGCAGGACGAAGTCGCGGCGATTCTTCGCCGCCGCCGCGTTTCGCACGGGGGAGTAGTACGCGGGGCGCTGGATGATCCCGGCGAGGAGCGCGGCCTCGGGCAGCGCGAGGGCTTTCGCCGTGTGGCCGAAGTACCAGCGCGACGCGGCCTCGACGCCGTAGTTGCCGTGCCCGAACTGGATCTGGTTCAGGTACATCGTCAGGATCTGGTCCTTCGAGAACTGGCGTTCGATCTCGACGGTCAGGAACGCCTCGTTCACCTTACGGGCGATCGTCTTCTCGGGCGAGAGGAAGACCGCGCGCGCGAGCTGCTGGGTCAGCGTCGAGGCGCCCTGCGACATGCGGCGCGTCGCGATGTCCTTCACGAGGGCGCCGCCGATCCGCAC
The window above is part of the Acidobacteriota bacterium genome. Proteins encoded here:
- a CDS encoding protein kinase; translated protein: MTIASGTRLGPYEILAPLGAGGMGEVYRARDPRLNREVAVKILPGDFLEGEERRARFEREASLLASLNHPGIAAIYSFEEIPSSSSSSSSQPILVMELLEGETLRARLAGGALPVRKAVDYAAQIARGLAAAHEKGVVHRDLKPENLFVTKDGRVKILDFGLAKLVGPGTGSGSTNLPTQSKGTEPGAVLGTLGYMSPEQLRGLPADHRTDVFSFGAVLYEMLSGRKAFRGDTAADTVSAILREDPPELSATNRTIPPALERIVRHCLEKSPDERAHSAHDLAFDLESFSTASSSTTAATVSRIAIRRPSAAALFAGAACLGAGVFGGRLLWKKPPDAPPTFHRLTFRRGNVLRARFAPDGRTIVYGAAWGGASSEVFTVRTEGPESRPLGLPNATVAAVSSAGELAILSHEGMKDTGSWGTLARVPLSGGAPRPLLEEIADADWTPDGKDLAVIRNQDTGGRRIELPAGKVLYQTPNRITALRVSPDGALVAFHELDEKGTLMRVVDRDGKARTLAGPMSASSGRFAWSATGREIVYFGGLDRQDAALRAVDLSGRVRTLYRSTGYLFVHDVFPDGRMLIEHAASIRGLIFGRTSGGPETEQGWFDGSEVRALADGASSILFNEIGESVGVQPQAFFRKTDGSPAVRLADGEGLALSRDGARVLLRTGDGLTLAPVGAGAPTPVALGPIAKVESAAFFPDGKRLLIQGSEKGKRGRFWIVDPPASPRAIAPEGTQGNADLMSPDGRSVVAWAAETSVLSVMTIDGGAIRMLPGTEYDDPLGWTPDGRALYARRNPGQGREIYTLDVTTLARKPWKALSPPDTSSVSLLSQVVFPADGAAYAYSYRRVLTSDLYVVEGLK
- a CDS encoding PBP1A family penicillin-binding protein, encoding MSARRVAALAVLLVPVLLVAGLGVAAGYGLSRAIRIPKVSTLATYRPDIVTEIRGADGSTIARFAIERRVLIDRKDIPDVMVKALLAAEDARFYDHSGIDLVRIGGALVKDIATRRMSQGASTLTQQLARAVFLSPEKTIARKVNEAFLTVEIERQFSKDQILTMYLNQIQFGHGNYGVEAASRWYFGHTAKALALPEAALLAGIIQRPAYYSPVRNAAAAKNRRDFVLRRMREEGYISEDQRAAAAATPIEVSKGTRESTVGPYFCEEIRQYLEKQYGETELYREGLRVDSTLDPRLQRFAEDALRWGLRRQDRRSGFRKPRNLVAEGLDPETFKDPSWFDGTSGSSPDVLTAVVLTTSKTGVEVRVGDRRFALPAAAFKWTRAENPAKAVARGDVIQIETLTNEAGKSEAIVAQDPNVEGAAVILENATGAVRALVGGYDFNRSKFDRAVQALRQVGSAFKPVVFLTAIEQGFTPADTVLDAPISITIDPKQEPWQPQNFEKKYNGIITYQYALEHSVNLATVRVDLLVGTKTVVETARRLGIRQNLLAYPSLALGAFEVTPLEMAAAYASVAAGGLVYKPAFIEKIRNADGITLEQWSPEPKEATSPASAYVLLGMMRGVVQRGTAASAAKLGLNLAGKTGTTNEYSDAWFIGMTPKHTIAVWIGHDTRRSLAGGSHAQGAEVALPVFTKIVERMKAEGIVTAADDFEAPQGVVLVPVDEATGYRAAPGCTKTVLMAFVNGTQPTEMCGDQPHAVANLPQYLQRAIYAPKRGETKGDEVTLTDAPKLAAPLPKPGKDGGPPG